Genomic DNA from Desulfuromonadales bacterium:
AGCATTTTCCACCGGCTTCCTCCTTTACGGGATTGCTCTGCTTTACGGCGTCGCTGGCACCACCAACGTCGCCGATATCGGCATGTACCTGCGCAGCCAACCGGCCTTGCTGGCCAATCCGATGACCGTTGCCGGTATGCTGCTGCTTTCCGTCGGCTTCCTGTTCAAGATTGCCGCCGCTCCCTTTCACATGTGGACCCCGGACGTCTATCAGGGGGCGCCGACCCCGATTACCGCCTTCATGAGCGCCGGTCCCAAGGCAGCCGCTTTTGCTGGCTTCCTGCGCATCTTCACCCTTGGCCTCGATGGGCTGCAGGCCGAGTGGACCGCTCTGCTCTGGGTGCTTGCGGTGCTGACCATGACCGTCGGCAACGTTCTGGCCATTTACCAGAACGACCTCAAGCGGATGCTTGCCTACTCCTCCATCGCCCACGCCGGCTACGCGCTGGTCGGCATGGTGGCCGCCAACGATATCGGCAAGTCCGGCATCCTTTTCTACATGCTCGCCTACACCTTCATGAACCTCGGTGCCTTCGCCGTTCTGGTTCTGGCCGGCAAGAAGGGTGAAGAGAACCTCACCCTCGAAGGCTTTTCCGGTTTCGGGTACAAGCGCCCCTTCCTCGGCGTGGCGATGACCATCTTCCTCCTTTCCCTGATGGGCATCCCGCCGACAGCCGGTTTCGCCGGCAAGTTCTACATCTTTGCCGGAGCCGTCGAGGCTGGCTACATCTGGCTGGCCATCCTGGGTGTGCTCAATTCGGCCGTTTCCCTCTACTACTACCTGCGGGTGATGGTTTACATGTACTTCCGCGAGCCCACCGAGGACTATGGTTGGATGACGATGCAGGTGGGAGCCGTGATCTCCATCATTCTCGCCATTGTCGGCATTTTCTATCTGGGCATCTTCCCGGGCAGCGTCATGGAGATGGCCAAGAGCGCTGTCATGTTTTAAGATTGTATAGCAGCATACGCTGTAATGAAGCCCCCCGGACCCCGTCCGGGGGGCTTCGTCGTCAGGGGATGACGCTGAGGGCAATTTCAGGTAGAATGCTCAGCCATGACAGTGCCAATGGACAGACATATCCCCATGGTCGGCGTCGATACCGGCGGCACCTTTACCGATTTCGTTCTCGTCGAAGGCAGGCAGGTCAGAACCTATAAGCTCCCCTCCACCCCTGACGACCCGTCACGGGCGGTTCTGGCCGGTCTCCGTCATCTCCTTGGCGACCGGGAAACGCTGGTTTTTCATGGCTCGACGGTGGCGACCAACGCTCTGCTGGAGGGGAAGGGGGACGCTGTTGTGCTGGTGGTCACGGCGGGATTTCGTGACCTGCTGGCGATTGGCCGGCAGAACCGGCCCAAACTCTACGCCCTGCATCCCCGGCGGCAGCCTCCGCTGGTACCGCGGGAGCGCACGGTTGAAGTGCGTGAGCGGATTCTGGCCGACGGCAGCGTGGAGACGCCTTTGACAGGGGCAGAGAAGGAGCGGGTGGTTGCCGCGGTGACGGCCAGTGGCTGCCGCTCGGTCGCCCTCTGTCTGCTCCACGCCTACGCCAATCCGGAACACGAGCGCCAGTTGCTTGAGGCATTGGTGGAAGCCGGACTGCAGGTCTCCGCCTCCTGCCGGATCCTTTCCGAGTACCGCGAATTCGAGCGGGCCTCGACGACGGCGGTCAACGCCGCCGTTTCGCCGGTCATGGAGCGCTACCTAAGACGCCTGCAGCAGGGGCTGGGTGGCGGGCATCTGAAGATCATGCAGAGCAACGGCGGGTCGATACTGGCCGAGACGGCAGGCCGCGAGGCCGTGCGGACCATCCTCTCCGGACCGGCCGGGGGCATGGTGGGCGCCTTCGCCACGGCCAGGGCAGCCGGCTGCCATCGTGTCCTCACTTTCGACATGGGCGGGACGAGCACCGATGTCGCTCTCTGCGAAGAAACCATCCCCTTTACCGCCGAGACGGTCATTGCCGGCTGGCCGGTCAAGGTGCCGATGATCGACATCCATACCGTCGGCGCCGGCGGTGGCTCCATCGCCCGGCTTGATGCCGGCGGAGCGCTGCGGGTCGGGCCGCAGAGCGCCGGGGCCGACCCCGGCCCGGCCTGCTATGGCCGCGGCGGCGCGGTGACGGTGACCGACGCCAACCTCTACCTCGGGCGGCTGCTTCCCGACCGCTTTCTCGGCGGCCGAATGTGGCTGGATGTGGCGCGCAGCCGGCAGGCGATAGAAGGGTTGGCCCGGCAATCCGGCCTCGAACCGGTACAGCTTGCCGAGGGAATCCTCGAGGTCGCCGAAGCGACCATGGCCGGAGCGCTGCGGGTGGTCTCCATCGAGCGCGGGCATGATCCGCGCGACTTCGTCCTGCTCCCTTTCGGCGGCGCGGGGGGTCTGCACGCCTGCGCCCTGGCCGAGAAGCTGGCCATTCCCCGGGTGCTCATCCCGGTGCATCCCGGGCTCCTGTCGGCCGTCGGCATGATCCTCGCCGATGCGATCCGCGACTACTCCCGCTCGCTGCTGCAACCGGCGACGGCCGCAGCGGCCGAACTCGAAGGACTGCTGTCGCCGATGCGGCGACAGGCGCTGACCGAGATGGCCGCCGAGGGTGTCGAGGCGGGTCAACTGCAGTTGCTGCCTTCCCTCGATCTGCGCTACCGTGGCCAGTCCTTCGAGGTGAATGTTCCGCTTGCCGGCGATTATCTGAGCGAATTCCATTCCCGGCACGAGATGCTCTACGGTTACCGCGACGACTGGCGGCCGGCGGAAATCGTTACCTTGCGCCTGCGCGCTGTCGGCCGTGGCCCC
This window encodes:
- a CDS encoding NADH-quinone oxidoreductase subunit N, which gives rise to MENLAQLAMQNVNFGAIMPSLVLTCFGLAILLINVFSPRGKTAHTCWISIAALVVTGIVATSAWNNPQFGFAGSVALDNFASFFNLTFLLAAGLTILMSDDYLRREGYPVGEYYPLILFTTAGAMWMASGTDLMTIFLGLEVLSVSLYVLAGFFRRQTRSNEAGLKYFLLGAFSTGFLLYGIALLYGVAGTTNVADIGMYLRSQPALLANPMTVAGMLLLSVGFLFKIAAAPFHMWTPDVYQGAPTPITAFMSAGPKAAAFAGFLRIFTLGLDGLQAEWTALLWVLAVLTMTVGNVLAIYQNDLKRMLAYSSIAHAGYALVGMVAANDIGKSGILFYMLAYTFMNLGAFAVLVLAGKKGEENLTLEGFSGFGYKRPFLGVAMTIFLLSLMGIPPTAGFAGKFYIFAGAVEAGYIWLAILGVLNSAVSLYYYLRVMVYMYFREPTEDYGWMTMQVGAVISIILAIVGIFYLGIFPGSVMEMAKSAVMF
- a CDS encoding hydantoinase/oxoprolinase family protein produces the protein MDRHIPMVGVDTGGTFTDFVLVEGRQVRTYKLPSTPDDPSRAVLAGLRHLLGDRETLVFHGSTVATNALLEGKGDAVVLVVTAGFRDLLAIGRQNRPKLYALHPRRQPPLVPRERTVEVRERILADGSVETPLTGAEKERVVAAVTASGCRSVALCLLHAYANPEHERQLLEALVEAGLQVSASCRILSEYREFERASTTAVNAAVSPVMERYLRRLQQGLGGGHLKIMQSNGGSILAETAGREAVRTILSGPAGGMVGAFATARAAGCHRVLTFDMGGTSTDVALCEETIPFTAETVIAGWPVKVPMIDIHTVGAGGGSIARLDAGGALRVGPQSAGADPGPACYGRGGAVTVTDANLYLGRLLPDRFLGGRMWLDVARSRQAIEGLARQSGLEPVQLAEGILEVAEATMAGALRVVSIERGHDPRDFVLLPFGGAGGLHACALAEKLAIPRVLIPVHPGLLSAVGMILADAIRDYSRSLLQPATAAAAELEGLLSPMRRQALTEMAAEGVEAGQLQLLPSLDLRYRGQSFEVNVPLAGDYLSEFHSRHEMLYGYRDDWRPAEIVTLRLRAVGRGPRPDLTRGACRTGEAAPERTVPVVLDGRQIDCPTYERERLPCGSSFAGPALVVEETATHLVRVGWKAEVDGRGNLLLERTTP